A region of the Lagopus muta isolate bLagMut1 chromosome 2, bLagMut1 primary, whole genome shotgun sequence genome:
cagaatgaaatacatTGCTCAGCCCTTGGCAGGCTCTAATGGAGAATGTAGTTGTAACACAGCTGTCTGTTCTAAAGTCAGATAAAAATTAGCAAATCTGGGGTTGCTCAAAAGCAGttcagaatttcttctcaaTCTTTCCTAGTGGAAGTTGTTCTCTCACAAGTCAAAAGCTGCACCACTGACGGCCAATCCTTTATTATCTCTGATTAAATTAAGCTCTCTGACATGCTGAGTTAAGTCAGATGCTGTCTTTCCTACAGTGATGTCACCAAGATAAAATGTCACATTTTAGAGCCAAAGAGTAAGGAAgctgcagtactgatacagcagtGTCTGTATGGACAGTCTCTGCAATGAGTGATGTACTGATACCTCTGGGAGCTGTAAGATGGAGACTGCCAGAGCTCTCAATGTTTTTACCAACCCGATCTTTGTAATGCTTTTAAGAGTCTCTTTCCCTagtttagtttatttttcttctaaaatgtcTGTTTATTTCACAACACCATTCCACACAAATTCTTCACATAGACAAGTCTCATATATTTTTCAAGAGCTAACCCTCAGTGCCTCAGAATTCTGTTCAATAACATTCCCAACAGGTTCCATTGCTGTACTCCTTGAGCCTATCTTTCACTGTGGAATAGGATTTGTTCACTGGTTTCCAGCCCAGATACAGGGCACGTTTGTCCCTGGTCTTTTAGGATCTGAGGTAATCAAACTATTAGCACTCTAGGAAGACTGCTCTGGACTCATTAGCCACAATTTTATTATTGCTGACACGCTTTCTTTTAGCTATTATGGTGCTTGGTGATTGGATTTCTAAGGCCCTTCATTTACAAGAGACTGGTTGGAAGACAGGCTTGTAAGGATGTCAGTCAGTGATGGCCCATGGCATAGACTGTCAGCTATTGAATTAAAACAAGGTCATATGTCAGGGCTTTGTTTTGAATAAGAGTTGTTGTTCACGATCACATAAAATCAAAGCTCTTGCTAACCTTTTCCAGGACTTATAGCTGTCAGGAGAGGCTTATGATCACTCAtcttttgcagcttttctttgtgtaaaaTCAGCTCAAGTTCCTTCTTTTCCAGCAGTTTGCTCGATGGGTAAAAAAGTCCAACGGTTTGGGTTCctttatcttctgtttcttttaattctgttcttGATTTGGAGAAGGAAGTAGGAAGAGGCTGCCAGGCAATTTGAGCTTGAAGTGATTTAGGCTGTACAGggtggagaggaagaaaaagtctAATGTAATTAGATGGCTTACAGCtaaaacagtataaaaattGTAAAAGAATGACAAAGCTAGAAGGGAGAGTTATTAACAATTGTTGGTTACAGTTATCAGTCAGTAACTATGATGCAATTTATCACAAATATTCGAGAAAGAAAAACTCTTTGTGACTGTCAGCAGAATCAGGTCACTTAGTTGGCCTTGCTAACTTTCAAGGCAGAGTCACACATCCATGAAGTAGTGCCTTATATTAGCAGGACGCAAATAATTTACAAGTACTAAGATAAAATTTCTTAAAGAATGAAGACTTTTGAAAAGCTGcttgtttctcattttgatatttaaataaGACTGGATTAAAGCCTTTGGCTAAGTCCACATTTATGAAGAAGATATCAGTAGAAATATGGTTGGTTTTGCTCTCGGCCTGCTCACAGAGCACATCTCAAAAAGGAAGTGCATAGAGTTAGGTTAGTCTGCTGTTGGTGTAGATCAGTACTTCTTTTAGCCATATTCAAGCCTGGCTTTGAATTTCTGTGTGTCTTACCTCAGAAAATCTCAGCCAGTCTCCAGAATCCATGAGAACTCCATTTTGAGAACTCAACCTTGATGGGGGCTCTATGTAAACACCACAGGACCCACAGAACCGAGCATATGGACGAGTTTTTGTACCACACTTGTAACATGTAAAGTAGCATGGCAGAGGGTCAGGCTGGAAAGTTTAATGAGACACTTGTGactacagaaatacaacacACAGTTTGGGAGAGGAAAGCTATTACATGAATTAAAAGGCAGTAAAATAACACTATCTAAAGCTATTAGATTAGAAACATTAACCAAGATACCAGATGACTAACACTGGTAGATACAAGACTGACTCTTCAGCAATCTCAGCGCCACCATATGGAGAGAAACATGTTTTTTGACagatctagtccaactcccctgcaatgaacagggacacctacaggtAGGTCAGGTTGCACAGAGCCCTGTACaccctgaccttgaatgtttgCAGGGATagggcttccaccacctctctggggaaCTTGTTCttctgcctcaccacccttattgtaaaaaaaaaaaacttctttcttatatccaatctccctccttttagtttgaaaccttctcctatcacaacagactctgctgaaGAGCCTGgcctcttctttcttacagccctccTTCGACTACTGAAAGACCGCTCTCAGGTCtacctggagccttctctttcttcctcaggctgaacagccctggCTCTCAGCCCATCCTTGTAGTAAGGGTGTTCCAtttcttggatcatttttgtggtcctcctGTGGATGTGCTCCAACGGATCCACacctctcctgtactgagggctccacatctggacacagcactctaggtgaggtctcacagctcagagcagaggggcaggatcacctccctcaccctgctggccgcacttcttttgatgcagcccaggatacagttgactttctgggctgtgtgggcacattgctggctcctgttcagctgccacccaccagaaTGCCCCAGTTCCTTTTCAACAGAGCTGCACTCTATCCTTACATCCCTCAGCTTGTGCTGATAGTGGGGATTGCCATggcccaggtgcaagaccttgaccttgttgaacttcatgaggttttCCTGTGCCAACTGCCAGAGCCCATCTGGGtttctctgaatggcatctcaTTCTTTGGGTCTGTCAACTATatcacacagcttggtgtcatacacaaacttgctgaggatgcacttgatcccactgttgatgtcactgatgaagatattacaGAATAGTGGTCCTGGTACTGACCCGCTGTGTTTGCATATAGGggaattttttcagttttatgtaGACTCAgctcacagaaacaaacaaaaaagtattaTACTCTGGGAAAATAATCTTATCTTGAAATGCTGTATTAATAAAATACATGCTGAAAGAAACTGTTCATATTGATTGTACCATGCAAAAATTTTACTGAGCATTCATTGAGAATGTATTTCTCTTAAGGCCTTCAGCCAAAACAGTTGCATGCATCATCTCATCTCTGGTAGCTGCCTGAATAGACAGATGATCATAGCCCAGGATGTAGGAATGTAGGAAAACTTGAGTTATGTTAGTGTATGCTTTAACTCTTAATGAATAAGTTACTTTGGCAGAGTGTGTGGCTACTGCATCTCAACAGATGGAGTAAGGTGATGCTCACTGATCCATGGCAATTTATTTACATCTCTAAACTCTTTAGTCATTGACTAAAGTGGAGTCAAGATATAACCTcagcctttattttttctttatcctgtGTGCTTTAAGCAAGTGTCTTGATAGTAGTAACTATGTGCTATCTGACAAGAgctttgcaaagagaaaattggaattgctgcagctcacagatgaGCGAAAACAGATTGGTCAACAAAAAGACCAGCGTACCTTGGCTCCACACCAGTCACAGAAACGTGCATCACAGTGGTTCACACGATTGCATTTTGAGCAGAATACTGTCTTCCCTTGCTGACTGGTGTAAGGTGGGGGAGGATCTCTTCCCAACGTGGGCTAATAAAACAAGGTAAGCATTAGGTAGAAAACAGttcttacaaagaaaagttCAATGGCTAAATAAGGTGAAACAGGAAAGCAAGCTGTGTTGATAACATAAAATTCAGCCTAAAGGAATTATTTCAACATAGAATAAGCAACAGACTGACTTTGCTCTAACTTGCCACTTTTGTATTTGCAAAGCCACAATAAAATGTGGTACTAATtaatttactgtttgttttagtACAAAatggtgcaaaaaaaaaatcttttgcaaTCTCGTTCTTTTACAGTGCATGTTTATTCATATGGCCCCATGCATAAGTATATTTGGAATCGACAAGGAGGTTTCTCTCCTGGTAAACATGTGCTTTGAAATCCAAAACACAAGAGTTATTTTTCTCAGTaccttttaaaagctttcttggAGTATGTTAGGAAAGTGTGTTCAGACAGCGAATTTTCACTCAGCTGATATCTGCCACGTGGATATTTTTTTTGCACACATTTACCTCATACAAGTTATATATTACCTACTTTTTCAACTACAATTTACTTACACGGTAtgcaaaagaaagattttttttttcatctgaaactTCCAGAGGCTGAACATAGATCCTAACTAGGACAAATAGgcataaaatgttttattaggTTTTGCTTCAGGGAACTAACAAGTCTAAACATGTTCTACATCTAAATTATTTAACAATCATAAATAGCAATATCAGTATTATTACTAATGATCAGTTAATCAGTTATTCAGGAATTACTCTTGGTTATCACCAATCAATATTAACAGTAAAGTTTGTAGAACATTGATGATTAAATGAGCATTTAACTTTCTTTCTTGGCCATTACAGAGCTCATTGTTCAAGTCACATGCCCAACTTTATGCAGTTACACATTAATGCCTGCATTCAGTGAAGCAGTTAAACACATGATCTTCTTAGGTAAGTAAGTACAGATTCCTACTGAAGTTCACTTTGAAGTGACACCTCGCTGGCTGTACCAGAGACCTTTGCATCTAGCTACTGATGGTTTTAAAACTCAGGATGTTGCCATAATGATCAGATTTTTACTTGCAAATTGTTATTCTCTTGTTTCTACTTGAGAATCTGAAGAAGTGAAATGTATCCTAAGCTTTTCATACAAGATTTCTCTCTTCCAAAGTAAAACTAAAATTCTTCCAAGGTATTCAATAAGCAAACTAAAATGAGATCTGAAGCAAACATCAATTTTAGAGGgaacagttactttttttttgtgcagagtCAGCACCAAATACAAACATGGGAACTTCATCTACATAGGGGCAGCAGCAAATGGagataacaaaaataatgtaaaaggcaattttgttttcacagagtAACTTAAATCAATGAGAACGATCTTCTTCTAGTTCTctattgcaattaaaaataatttgaatacCAGCAGGACTCCCATGGAGTCACAGCTACCTGTTTttaaagagcatcctgagttTTGACAATGGCATTTCCAGTCCTGAATTCCACAGGAGAAATTGGAAAGTATAGGATACATTTGCATAATGCTGAGCTTGTCCTTTGTGATGGTGCATCTGTGGGAGTACTGATCCACAATATGGCATGTGGGTGGGATCCTCTGCTTTTGTAACATAGGCACACAGGGACATGacttctgctttgaaaagcaaataattttatggtTTGATTTCAGTAATGCTACCGCAGCCGATACAAGCCTTACCATCTGTGTTTCAGGCAGTTTGCTTTCACAGGTCACGCAATGTTTAAGGTGAAGAGGATTTCCTGTGCCACATGCCTGACAAATTACTTTGcccttttaaataaagaaagaatacaTTTCATACAGTATTTGAAAACAGTGAACAACAATCATAGCAAGAGGACTTTATCTTAGAAATTGCTGTGCTTATTCAGCTCTGCAAGTAGAAGAGAGACCAAGTCTGTGCTGTGGGCTTCAGATTTTTGTTAAGCTGTATTGCCTGATTGTCACACATCTGCATATCTTTGTgccagttttattttatttaatctacAGTACAATTCACTCGAGATCCAGTATCAATACCTGCAGGCCTTTCAAATCATTAGTGTCAGCTTGTTCAGTCACTGCACTCATGCACAACAGAGGCAGCCatatttgcaaggaaaaaacaTAAACCTTGTTTTGTCGATTATGTGTTCCTGTGCTTGTCAGCCCTGCCTCAGGGGCTGCTTCACAGGGCTGCTAGGAACTTTTATTCCACTTTATTCTTAGCTTAAAGCCCTCCTTATCTGGTCAGCCTGATAAAGATATTTTGCTAGCCAAGATACCCTTGCCCTGTTTAATGAGGTGGATCCCATTTCTTTTAAGGAAATGTTGATCCTCAAGCAAGGTCCTGTAATCAGAGAAACTAAAACCCTTTTGTCAACAGCTCCACAACCAATTGCTGATGTGTAATATCAGTCCCCACTTTACAACCTATTCCCTCAGCAGCACGACTGAGGAAGGTTCCCATGGTCCACATGCCCGCACGTGGGGAGTATTTTGTAGGGCCAATTTTGTCCAGTTAAAGCTATCAGCACTTTCAGATCACTGACCAAGACCGCCCTGATCCTTCCAGCTGGCCTCTACTGAGCACTCACAATCACATGAGGTAAGCAGAGTAATCAGAATATACTTAATACACTTTAGTGATAAGATGATCCCTACTAAATACAGTTCCATGCATTCCTGCCACTGGGGCTTCTACCTCAGGTATTCTTCAGTGTGCTTTCCTGAGCTTatgtgtttttgtctttaataaTTATTCCCATTCAAGCTTTTTTAACCCTACTAACTCTTAATGCTGCTTTAAGGTATTTCACGTTAGATTCAAAATATCCATAGAGTTGTTACCTGTTAAAGAAATGCATGCCAGGAGTTAAATTACTGAGTTGTTATATTTATTCTCAGTTACCTTAAAGCAGGTGTTGGTCTGGGGCTGCAGTTGTGGATCTATTGGTGACTCACACACAATGCAGGTGGGTGTATTCATTGGCACGAGATGTTTGCATTCAAGACATGGTgccatctgaaagaaaaaatgtatcaCATCTTATTAAGGAGATCATTAAGGTTATCATGAGATCATTAATGATACTGTGACAGTTTGCCACGATATTGTCATTAATGTCACAATATTGTATTTTCTATATCTTGCTCATTAGAGTTTCTATCAGCAGCAAAGTCAGTGGACtgacagcaaaaaacaaaagttgaCATTGATCAAAGAGAATACTTTACTGATACGTGTGCCAGAAAGGTGCTAAGTTACTTCACAGTCAATTTAAATGCTATCATAATGTGTGTAGGCAGCTCAAGTCGTTGTAACTATGAACTACAGAGGTGCTCAATATTTTCAGTCATCTCTTGAAACTACAGCATTGTCTCAGACAAGACATCTTTCTGAGgatacaggaggaaaaaaacaacaccattGACTCATTAGATAGGGTTATTATCTCCTGGGAAGAGCTTATGGAATACAGTTACAGACATAACTGCAAAAACTCAGAGTGTTCTGACATACACACCACTGTTCAAATCTTCAGGCATATTAGATGGATCTTCTACAGCTGTGGCATAGACACTAGTTACTAGCTAACTAACCTCACTAGTTAGCACTGAAATAAGATGCATATGCAGCTCCTGAAGATGCAGTCGTTGTTGCAGGATGAGGAGGAATCTGAATTTGGTGATGTTTCCTGGCACAAgtgaataaaatacaatttactTTTATAAAGTTGTCCTTATTAAAATATGTGGCACCTGCAGCAATCCAGTTAATTTTGCCCTCTATTGAATAACTACTTTGGTCCCACTGCTGaaatttccaaacaaaataagaaaaagaacttCTCCAATGAAAGAGTGACTAAACAATGAACATGTAATTTGCTGAGGAAGTTCCTCCACAGAGGATGCATTGTGTTACGATATTTTGCTGACCTGTGCTCCTTCAGGAGATGGGAAGCGGCGCACTGTCATGGGTGGGATAGGAGAGCCACATTCCTGGCAGAAGTGAGCCGAGGGGTCAGACAGGCGAGGTGCAGAGCAGTATGCACatctgaaaacaacagcaagctGGCTGATCTTGTTTTGGTGACGTACTGGTGCGTAACAGTGAAAAATCTGGAACCATTTGTGTCTGGACTTAGGCCGCTGATTTGTAAATTGTGGCTCCTAGTCTATGGTGGCTCACCAGGCCGTTCCCCAGTGTCTTTTGCAGGAGGCTGAACAATGAAGAGCTTTGCAAGGTGGAAGCTCTCTGGCTGCTGCTACAAAGTTTCATGATTTTTACTCACCATATGAGGTCTACTGATACCTGAGCTGCGTCACCTACTGTGAgtagctgttttgcttttcttatttatagCAGAGTCTCACAGCATCATCAACTTGGTTGTTGGAAGCAattgctctgtttctttctaaGGACAAAGATGTCAATAGAAGTAATTCAAAGTCATTCACCTGAggaaatctctctctctctggatCCTTGCCACCTGTGTGCTTGCTAGGCTCTTCCGGCTGGGCACTGCAGAACTGGCAAACTGAAATAGAGGTAATTCTTTTGCATTAATTAATGTTTGCCAAATGCATACAAAATGCACATGAATGCATCTAGCTAATACAGCTACAGACATGTGATTTGAGACAAAGTGCATTGAAACATACTGCTTTAAGGAATATCTAATACACTTCCCATTAGCTGTATTAGTGACCCAGAGAttcttaacaaaaaataaaattgtcacATCCACGACAGGATGTTTAAATCTTAGGTTTTAAACATTTGTTAATTGCAGTTTCAGTAATGTATTAGAAAGGGATTTGGAACAGTGCAGGCATTGGTAATTTGTCATGCTTGGTTTTGTCAGTACTGATAACTGCTTTCCTACTGAAGTGCGCCTTTACCCATAACTTTAAATCACTACTGTACAGAGCAGCCAAAGGCACTAGTTTCTGAGAGGCTGTATAAAAATGATCACAGATTTtcacatctttctcttttctggacAGACTTGTGCAGTTTTCCTCCATGCCCCTTTCCTTGCCTGTAAGGACTCTGTTGGTAGTGCTGAGGAATCCTCTCCATACCCTGCTGTTCCCAAAGGGCTGCTCAGGAGCTGTGGTCCTTGCAGGGGCTTGTGCTcaatctttctttctgtctccaagTCTAAAATCAAAGACTTGTTATTCTACTGGTATTCACTTCATACAGTTAACATATATGTCAGTATGACTATTTCATACTCTCAAATTTAAAATTTCAATAGGCAAGCATATTTCTAGTCATTCATACCTGATTTTCACATCCATATTCTGGGTTAAAACAAACTGCGTGGAATTACAGGAAATTAAACTAGAAGAAacctctttcctttccaaaagagcttccttttatattttcctcaatttagtttttttttccttcctgcatttCAAAAACCAAGAGTAAAATGCACAAACATTAATGTGATTCCCTGCTCTTGAACACTCCCATTGCTGTTAGCACAGGCTAACAGCCTTTATGTATAAAAATCCATcaagctttcatttctgctttgtggatttatttaaaatcttactGCAAATAAATTTGCAATCCCGTCAATTTAATGTCATTTTCTTGTACAAGATTGAGCATTCTTATGTTGCTCAGAAAtgaatcacattttttttctttttaataagcaaCCTGGTATGCATGGAAGGCAATTTTTGTTCCCTATGTGCAGTGTTGAGAAATGGAAATTGGATTTCTCAGAAGATGTTTTGTCCACTGAGATGTTTTTTAGAATTATCCATATTTTAACGATGACATTAGGTGAAAATCTTGCACTGTATTTTCAgctaagagaaaagaaagtctATTCTGATTTCCTGCAGCAATACCATACCTTGAAATTCCCGGGGTGATTCACTCCAGGCAGGCTTGATTTCCACATCCAGAccatttttctttagttttgtaGTAAACATTTCATCTTCCTTCTCctaagaaggagaaagaaatttcatttggAATACTTAGGATTGGTTGCTTTTTGCTCTAATCCTTCCTTGCTGTAGTTATTTGTTATGATTTTAAAGGCATAtaattaaagtatttattttcattgtaagcatttgaaaaatttagaggataaatgtattttaagtatatttaaCCCAAATTGGTCATGACAgaacagtgagaaaagaaaaaaacatttcattttataaattcCATTTTATAAAAAGGATTGAGGCTGCAAAGATGAGcaacagggaaaataaaatatgtaaaaaatacaGGCAGTCAAGGTTTAATCTCTAAGCACTATCATACATCAAACTTTCTATATCCAGACAAGAGATTACAATTGCTAAAACTTGCCTGTGTTGTGACATCTTTTAGGAACTTCTTGTCGTCCTCTTCCATAGAGAAGAGGATGTTTGGTTGCTTGTACTCTACTAGAAACACCTTTGTTACAACAGCACTCTCCCTGCAGTCCCTGAAAGTCAATGAATAAACTATTAATGAATAAAAAGCATTATGAGAAAGCAACCCAGAAATCTCCTGGCCAGGGAGATTGCTGCCTCTTGTTTGCTAAGTACAAACTTCATTAGACCGCAACGGCTTCAagccactgctgctttttgtcccatccagaacagaaataaattagacCAGGATACTTACTTGGTAACTGCAAGAGCCTTGACTGTTATTTTCCCAACTGGTAACGTGATAGGACTCTTATACTTAAAAGTGTTATGCTCTCCATAGCCAGGTTTCCTAAAAAGTTCTGGTTTACTTCCATCTAAAGTGTAATAAATAGAGACCTCAGGTGTATCTGAACAACACAGAGAAAGTAATTAGCCAAACTGTGCAGGAACTGGAAAAAAGCCAAACATCATCTCTACAACTTGGAAATATTCAGTACCGTGCTTGATTTTCTCACATAATGAAGCAATTACATAAAAGTTCAGAACAAAACTGTCCTGAGACTAGCTGTTGAGAGCACTAATATACTAAAATAACCCTGGGTCAGTAATATTGTttgcatgtaaaaaaaaaatgctggtgCAAGTATATTGGGTGCACCCAAATAGGTAATATTGCAGGGTACTTAAGGAAGATCATAaactgcaacaggctgcccaaggaggctgtggatgctccatccctggaggcatccaaggccaggctggatgtggctttgggcagcctggtctgctggttggcgacctgcacacagcaggggatggaactggatgatcattgtggttcttttcaatacaggccattctgtgatcctatgataaAGATCGCAAAGACCACAATCATCTGCAAACAACGGCATGGAGATTAAGGTTCAAACGATCGCGTAACAAAAGGTTCTACGGAGGCAAAGCTGCAGTTCGTACCTGACTTTATTTCTAGCCGAGTGCTGGTGTCTATCCGGTGCTTGGCCCGCCCTGGAAGAGGGCTCCGAAGGGGTATGACCTGCGGCACCGACACAGAGCCCGCCGTCATCCTTCTCAGCGGTGATCTCTAAACCGGAACgacaacagaaaagcagacgATGATTTTTCTTGACAACGGTGCGATCTGAGCCTACGCGTCCCGCTGCTCAGCAACCGGCACCGTCGCGCGCAAGTGACGTCGCCTCAACGCGCCGCCGCGATCCGCCGCTCGGCAACGGGTCCTCGCCGCGCCCCGATGACGTCATCTCCCCGCGCAGCCGAGTCCGCCGTCATGGCGGAGGTAAAGGTGAAGCCGGAGGTTCCCGACCCCGTGGACATAGAGAGCAGGTGCGCTGGGCCGGGCCCCGGCCCTCTGTGCTCGGGGGAGGCTTCGTGGTGCTGGGGaagcggggagcggcggggctcGGTGCGTTGCTGTTGAGAAGAGGCTAAAAGTTAAGTGGAGCAGCAGCGCTGTCAGGAAGAGCTGAGGCCGTTTCTCCATGAGGTGGAGAGGCGTCTTGGTAGGAAGCGGGGCCGGGCGCTGTGTCTCCTCATTGGCAGTGGCTGCGAAGTGGTTCGTCCTTACTTCTTCTgggctgttcttttcttttccttccgTCCCGGCTCTGATAACCTTTCAAGGGACTGGTTTGAGGCACAACAGTCTTTGGTTCCCAAActgcttctctccttccccaggATCATCGAGCTGTGCCACCAGTTCCCTCACGGCATCACGGACCAGGTGATCCAAAATGACATGCCCCACATGGAGGCTCAGCAGCGAGCCATGGCCATCAACAGGCTGCTCTCCATGGTAGGGTGCTCCCCACTCCCTCGCGTTGCTTCAGCCTGAGGCTCTCTCCATGTGAGTGGGCTGCATGGTagcacccagcccagcaggaCTAGAAAGTTCATCTTGGATTTCATGTCATTTGCCATAATTGGCAGTTTTCGCAGCTTAATTTTGGTTCTCATAACCACTTGTGATCACCACGACCACTTGTGGCGCTCACCATAACCTGTTGAAACATATCTCAGAACGTACTGATTCCATTCTGTAATACAAAGTTAACATCTGTTGTGTGAATAATTGGCCTCTGTGAGGCATTCTCAAACCTGGCTGGCAGATTTCTGGTGATCTCTACAAAACTGAGAACATaaccaaacaaaataagaaCCCCCATCTGTTCCACTGGAAATCAGAATTGTTTAATGTTCCTGTCCAGTAGAGCTCTCACTTGATATCTGGGTGCAAATGAGCACTTTGGTGGGAAGTATACAAGAGCTCAATGTCCCTTGTACAAGGTGAAAGTTAGGAGAAACAATGGGAAGTGCACCAATGTTGTGGGAAGAGGCTGGAActgtatttgttatttctgaTAGCTAATGATAAATGGATGGTCATAGGGGAAAGATAATATCCTCAAGGATACTGTTGTGTCTAGCAGTTAgaagtgttgtttttctctgttctttattCAGCTGATAGaaagtaaatgtattttctttgcaagttGAGATTTTTTGCCACGTTCTGAAAACAAGCTGTTAGAAGGAAAGTTAATGTGCTGTGCCTATTTCCCACAGGGGCAACTGGACCTTCTCAGGAGCAGTTCAGGTCTCCTGTATAGAATCAAAGAGTCTCAAAATGCAAGGTAAGCCTTGTGCTTATGGAATAAATACTTGGACACAGTTGTGCAACTGATGTGCAGCATTGTTGGGAATGCAGTAAGGAATTTAATGTGGGCTCTATGATAAGGAGGTTACAGAATTTAATTGCTTGATACGCTTAATTCCCCTGAGTCAATCCTGAAAACTGTTTTATGatttctgctgcacagaggcTACTGTGAGGCTCCAGCTGTAAATTACTAGCAGAATTCTTCATCTGGCAAAGTGATCTGTGTGAGCAGATGTGTATGCTCAGATGAAACCCAGCTGCAGCTTGGCCACAGCATCTACA
Encoded here:
- the DZANK1 gene encoding double zinc ribbon and ankyrin repeat-containing protein 1 isoform X2, whose amino-acid sequence is MTAGSVSVPQVIPLRSPLPGRAKHRIDTSTRLEIKSDGSKPELFRKPGYGEHNTFKYKSPITLPVGKITVKALAVTKDCRESAVVTKVFLVEYKQPNILFSMEEDDKKFLKDVTTQEKEDEMFTTKLKKNGLDVEIKPAWSESPREFQDLETERKIEHKPLQGPQLLSSPLGTAGYGEDSSALPTESLQFASSAVPSRKSLASTQVARIQRERDFLRCAYCSAPRLSDPSAHFCQECGSPIPPMTVRRFPSPEGAQMAPCLECKHLVPMNTPTCIVCESPIDPQLQPQTNTCFKGKVICQACGTGNPLHLKHCVTCESKLPETQMPTLGRDPPPPYTSQQGKTVFCSKCNRVNHCDARFCDWCGAKPDPLPCYFTCYKCGTKTRPYARFCGSCGVYIEPPSRLSSQNGVLMDSGDWLRFSEPKSLQAQIAWQPLPTSFSKSRTELKETEDKGTQTVGLFYPSSKLLEKKELELILHKEKLQKMSDHKPLLTAISPGKGYWRKQLDHICAHLRSYAQNNLEFRALVGEPRMGKITSAALHENDHQVTITLNYALAINKGVHTKPVKFNNHYLTSVTEGRDEQDGSQPSSGKEDHNLSYSRGKIKRTKSRTLTEKEDNLLPESQQLLDELGTNGKGRITLIEQLLSEGADPNCTNTEDRPALTVAVLNRHAEVISLLVQKGADIDQQSGLHNNTALHEAVLLGLEGKECIRALLRCNASIKKKNTKGQSAYDLAVTAGSNEIISLFASELGQGMLDSLTKPRDIGLVSI
- the DZANK1 gene encoding double zinc ribbon and ankyrin repeat-containing protein 1 isoform X1, which codes for MTAGSVSVPQVIPLRSPLPGRAKHRIDTSTRLEIKSDTPEVSIYYTLDGSKPELFRKPGYGEHNTFKYKSPITLPVGKITVKALAVTKDCRESAVVTKVFLVEYKQPNILFSMEEDDKKFLKDVTTQEKEDEMFTTKLKKNGLDVEIKPAWSESPREFQDLETERKIEHKPLQGPQLLSSPLGTAGYGEDSSALPTESLQFASSAVPSRKSLASTQVARIQRERDFLRCAYCSAPRLSDPSAHFCQECGSPIPPMTVRRFPSPEGAQMAPCLECKHLVPMNTPTCIVCESPIDPQLQPQTNTCFKGKVICQACGTGNPLHLKHCVTCESKLPETQMPTLGRDPPPPYTSQQGKTVFCSKCNRVNHCDARFCDWCGAKPDPLPCYFTCYKCGTKTRPYARFCGSCGVYIEPPSRLSSQNGVLMDSGDWLRFSEPKSLQAQIAWQPLPTSFSKSRTELKETEDKGTQTVGLFYPSSKLLEKKELELILHKEKLQKMSDHKPLLTAISPGKGYWRKQLDHICAHLRSYAQNNLEFRALVGEPRMGKITSAALHENDHQVTITLNYALAINKGVHTKPVKFNNHYLTSVTEGRDEQDGSQPSSGKEDHNLSYSRGKIKRTKSRTLTEKEDNLLPESQQLLDELGTNGKGRITLIEQLLSEGADPNCTNTEDRPALTVAVLNRHAEVISLLVQKGADIDQQSGLHNNTALHEAVLLGLEGKECIRALLRCNASIKKKNTKGQSAYDLAVTAGSNEIISLFASELGQGMLDSLTKPRDIGLVSI
- the DZANK1 gene encoding double zinc ribbon and ankyrin repeat-containing protein 1 isoform X3 is translated as MTAGSVSVPQVIPLRSPLPGRAKHRIDTSTRLEIKSDTPEVSIYYTLDGSKPELFRKPGYGEHNTFKYKSPITLPVGKITVKALAVTKDCRESAVVTKVFLVEYKQPNILFSMEEDDKKFLKDVTTQEKEDEMFTTKLKKNGLDVEIKPAWSESPREFQDLETERKIEHKPLQGPQLLSSPLGTAGYGEDSSALPTESLQFASSAVPSRKSLASTQVARIQRERDFLRCAYCSAPRLSDPSAHFCQECGSPIPPMTVRRFPSPEGAQMAPCLECKHLVPMNTPTCIVCESPIDPQLQPQTNTCFKGKVICQACGTGNPLHLKHCVTCESKLPETQMPTLGRDPPPPYTSQQGKTVFCSKCNRVNHCDARFCDWCGAKPDPLPCYFTCYKCGTKTRPYARFCGSCGVYIEPPSRLSSQNGVLMDSGDWLRFSEPKSLQAQIAWQPLPTSFSKSRTELKETEDKGTQTVGLFYPSSKLLEKKELELILHKEKLQKMSDHKPLLTAISPGKGYWRKQLDHICAHLRSYAQNNLEFRALVGEPRMGKITSAALHENDHQVTITLNYALAINKGVHTKPVKFNNHYLTSVTEGRDEQDGSQPSSGKEDHNLSYSRGKIKRTKSRTLTEKEDNLLGADPNCTNTEDRPALTVAVLNRHAEVISLLVQKGADIDQQSGLHNNTALHEAVLLGLEGKECIRALLRCNASIKKKNTKGQSAYDLAVTAGSNEIISLFASELGQGMLDSLTKPRDIGLVSI